In Bacteroidota bacterium, the sequence ATTGATAGCGAGCGGTGATGCGGTTGCAATGGCGTTTGAATCGGACTAAAGTAGAATTGAAATTTGCATAATGCGGTATTCTTAAACGGTGGGTTGGTAGTTTGAATCGGACTAAAGTAGAATTGAAATTTCTTTGCCTGTGGAGACATCCATAATTGGGTATTAGTTTGAATCGGACTAAAGTAGAATTGAAATATATCTAATACTGCATGTCCTTTACCTTCATATTTGGTTTGAATCGGACTAAAGTAGAATTGAAATTATATTCTTATAACAATGAAGACCCTAACGAAACAAGTTTGAATCGGACTAAAGTAGAATTGAAATATATACAATAAGTCAGTTAGTGATATAAATAATAAAGTTTGAATCGGACTAAAGTAGAATTGAAATTTCGTCAAGCAAATACGGTTCTGTAATTCGTTCATCGTTTGAATCGGACTAAAGTAGAATTGAAATGATGTAAAGGAAGATGGAAGCGTAAGGGGAGATTACGTTTGAATCGGACTAAAGTAGAATTGAAATATAAAACTCCCCGCTGGTAAGTTTGTTAATCCACTCGTTTGAATCGGACTAAAGTAGAATTGAAATATGTTAAGTGGTTCAACGGCAAAATATCAAACTAGGTTTGAATCGGACTAAAGTAGAATTGAAATACAGTATTTGGGATTAAATGCCTCGTTCTGTAATTAGTTTGAATCGGATTCCGCTATAAGCGGAAAATTGTCCCGCTCCTTCTCAGCTTGCACANNNNNNNNNNNNNNNNNNNNNNNNNNNNNNNNNNNNNNNNNNNNNNNNNNNNNNNNNNNNNNNNNNNNNNNNNNNNNNNNNNNNNNNNNNNNNNNNNGTTTGAATCGGATTCCGCTATAAGCGGAAAATTGTCCCGCTCCTTCTCAGCTTGCACAAAGTTGGGAGCGGGATCTCCGTTCGTCCGTCAGAGGACGGACTCACTCCGAAAACTTGCCCTGAACGAAGTGAAGGGTCTGATGTTCTGCGGAACGAAGTGAAGCAGTCCCGCTACATACAGATATTGTTTGACTTTAAAATTCTTTTTTCTCATATTTCAACAGGAACTAAATGAAAGGTGATTACAATGTTAAACACAGAATCTCATCATACAAAACAGATTATTAATCTCAAGAAAATCCTCGTTCCAATCGATTTTTCTGATTTTTCAAAGAATGCTCTTAAATACGCAGTTCCGTTTGCGAAGCAGTTCGGTGCCGAAATAATACTCGTTTATGTTGTTGAACCGACCATTTATCCGGCAGATTTCAGTTTTGGTCAAGTAGGGTTTCCGAGTATGGAAGCAGAAATTTATAAACGTGGGAAAACAGAGTTAGATAAACTTGCCGAGAAAGAAATTCAGGGAATCGTTCAGGCACGCACCCGAGTCGAAACAGGTAAACCGTTTGTAGAAATTAACAGGGTAGCAAAAGAGGAAGAAGTAGATTTAATAATCATTGCAACGCACGGACATACCGGAGTTGAACACATTATTTTTGGCAGCACTGCTGAAAAGGTTGTTCGAAAAGCTCCATGTCCGGTTTTAAGTATTCGAACACCCGAACACGAATTCGTTACCGAAGTATAATTACTTTATTCTTTCTACAACGAAAGAGAGAAATTTTTCCAACGATTCTTTACTGGGTGATTCGGGGAAAGCTTTTATTTTCGAGAAAGCTATTTCAGCGTATTGTTTTGCTTTTTCTTCCGAGTAAGTAATTCCGTTATAGCTCTCAACAAATTCTAAAATTGTCTCGAGGTCTTTCCGTTTTACACCCTTCTTTATTAATCGCAAGACCGCTGCTGACTGTTTACGAGGGGCATTTTCGATTGCATGTATCAGAGGTAAAGTTAATTTCTTTTCAATCAAATCTTTTCCGGTAGGTTTGCCTGTTATGCTCTTCTTTCCTATAAAGTCTAACAAATCATCGCGTATTTGAAATGCGAATCCTAAATTTTCACCAAACTCACGAAGTAGCTTCCGTTGCTCAATACCTACTTCGTTGCTCACCGCTCCAATTTCAGTGCAGGTTGATAAGAGTGATGCGGTTTTACCTGAAATTATTTTCAAATAAGTTTTCTCATCCATATCGAGCTGACGGCTTTTTACAATTTGTAAAATTTCAGCTTCGCTCATCTTTCTAACAGATTGTGAAATTATTTTTAAAAACTCATGGTCGCGATTGTCGAGCGATAAAAGTAATCCCTTTGCTAAAAGATAATCGCCCACCAAAACAGCGATTTTATTTTTCCAAACAGCATTGATGGAAGCAAATCCCCGGCGAGTATCGGCATCGTCCACGACGTCGTCGTGAATTAAAGTTGCAGTGTGAAGTATTTCAACCAATGCCGCGCCCCGGTAAGTGCTCTCGTAAATTTTACCGCACATTTTTGCAGTATGTAAAACAAGAAATGGTCTGATTTGTTTCCCCTTTTGCCTGACGATGTAGCGTGTAATTAAATCTACATAGCTGATATCCGAGCGTATCGCCTCGCGAAATTGTTTATTAAAAATTTTTAAATCTTCTTCAATCGGCTTGGAGAGTGATTTTATATCCATAAAAAATTTTATTTAGTTTCTAAATTAATTTTGGGCTTGCTTGCAATTTTTGCAATCCATATACTTATTTCATAAAGAATCAATAAAGGGATAGCAAGCAAGATTTGACTAATAGGATCAGTGCCCGGTGTTAAAATTGCAGCGAGAATCAAAATTATTATTATTGCGTGCCGGCGGTAGCGGCGCATAAACGTGGGAGTTAGTATGCCCAATTTTGCCAGGAACCAGGAAATCATCGGCAATTCGAAAACGACCCCGGCGCCTAACATCATACTCACAACAAAACTCATGTATTCAGTAATTGCAATATTGTTTTCGATTTGCGGCGATCCAAAACCTGCAAAAAACTTTAAAGCTACAGGCAACATAAGAAAATAGGCGAAAGCCACTCCGGCTAAAAAACAAAATGTTGAGAATGCAACTATCCGCGAAATATATCTTCGTTCTTTGGGAAGAAGTCCTGGTGCAATAAATTTCCAAAATTGGTAAAACAGATTTGGTAAACTGATGATGAGCCCGCCTATGATACCGATTTCCATATACAAAAGAATTTGTCCGAACGGTTTCAAGTTTTGCAAAATAATTTGAGGACCGCCTGGGTTTTGTGCATTTACATTTTTTACAGGGGTTAGTAAAATTCCATCGACAAGCCAATCGATAAACGTCCAGCATATTATTGCGCCCAAAACAATTCCGATGAAAACTTTTATTATCCGCCATCGGAGTTCCTCAAGATGATCGAGGAAAGTCATTTCGTTTCCGGGGTGAGTCGTTCCGGTGTTTTGATTATTTACCACTGCTTAATTCCGGGTAGAGAGGAAACCTGCTGCAAAGTTTTTCTACTTCCTGTTCAACCTCGCCATAAATTTTTTGGTTACCGATGTTAGTAAGAACCTTGTTAATCAATTCGGCGATGATTTCCATTTCGGGTTCTTTCATATTTCTGGTTGTAACTGCGGGTGTTCCAATTCGAATACCGCTTGTTATCAAGGGACTCTTATCATCAAATGGGACTGCGTTTTTATTTACAGTAATGCCCGACCGGTCCAGTGCTTCCTGTGCGTCTTTGCCTGTAAGATTTTTATTCCTTAAATCTACAAGCATTAAATGATTATCGGTACCGTTCGATATTATGTAATATCCCATACTGATAAGTTTGTTTGCGAGTGCCTGTGCATTTTTAATAACTTGCTTTGCATAAGTATCAAATTCAGGTTGCAAGTTTTCTAGGAAGCCAACAGCTTTTGCAGCAATTACGTGCATCAGCGGACCGCCTTGAATACCGGGGATCACCATCGAGTCGATTAACTCCGACATCATTTTGATTCTCCCCGATTTCGGAGCTACCGCCCCAAAAGGGTTTTCATAATCTTTGCCAATTAAAATTAATCCGCCGCGAGGTCCACGCAAAGTTTTATGTGTCGTCGATGTTACAACATGGCAATGGGGGAGTGGGTCGTTCAAAAGTTTTTTTGCAATCAATCCGGCAGGATGTGCAATGTCGGCAAATAAAAAGGCGCCGACCTTATCTGCAATTTCACGGAATGCTTTGTAATCTATGTTGCGTGAGTAGGCGCTCGCACCCACGGTTATCATTTTCGGTTTTTCACGAAGAACAATTGTCTCAACTTCATTATAGTCTATAAATCCTGTATCCTTGTTGACTCCATAAGCCGAGAATTTGTAGAGTTGTCCCGAAAAATTTACAGGCGAACCGTGTGTTAGATGTCCGCCGTGCGAAAGGTTCATACCTACAACTTTGTCGCCCGGTTTTAAGAAAGTAAAATATACTGCCATATTTGCCTGTGAGCCGGAGTGTGGTTGAACATTGGCGTATTCAGCGCCGAATAATTGTTTCGCCCGGTTGCGTGCTAAATCTTCAGCAGCATCAACAAATTCGCATCCTCCATAATATCGCTTTCCTGGATATCCCTCGGCGTATTTGTTAGTCATTACCGAACCCATCGCTTCCATAACCGCTAAACTTACAAAGTTTTCGGAAGCGATCAGCTCCAATTTGGTATTCTGACGGTGAGTTTCGTTTTTAAGTGTTTTAAAAATTTCGGGGTCTTGTTGTAAAATATTTTTCATAGCGTTAACGTTAGTTATCAATTTAGGCGGGTGCTCGAGTCTCCCGTCTTCCGTCGGCTGACCGAAGACGGGAGGTATCGAGAGCACCCAAATTTAGTTTTCCTGCATCAACCCGTTGAATTCTCATTCCAGCTCACTTTCACATTTTCATAAGCTCAATGTGCGAGGCATTCGGACTTATTGGACAACCACACTCGAGCACCCGCCGAGTGAAAAATTTTGTTTCCTTTGTTAAAATCCAGTCAACCTGTGTATCTTCTCAATTCTACTTGCGTGGCGTCCACCTTCAAATTCAGTTTCTAAAAAAACTTTCACAATTTCTTTCGCTTTATCCAATGGCGTAATTCGCGCACCAAGACAAAGTACATTCGCATTGTTGTGCAGACGCGAATATTTTGCAGCTTCAACCGATTCGCAAACTGCGGCACGAACACCGGTTATCTTGTTTGCTGCAATCGACATTCCGATTCCGGTTCCGCATATCAAAATTCCTTGAGTGAATTCACCGGAAGATACTTTTTTGGCAAGTGTAATTGCATAGTCAGGATAATCCACAGACTCGGTGGAATTCGTTCCTAAATCTTCAGAATCGAATCTAATCTCTTTTAAAAATATTTTCAGTTTTTCCTTATACTCGTATCCAGCGTGGTCGCTTGCGATTGCGATATTCATCTGCTATTCCTCTACGGGTCTTAAAAACCAAAGTTCAGCGCCGTTAATTCCGAATGAAATCCGATAAATATTATCCTTTTGTAAACTGGTTGTTCCACGAGTAGAGTAATCGAAAGCAACTGCTAAACGGGTTTCACCAAAAATCGGAAAATCGATACCCGCTGTAAATCCAAGTTCGTTTATCTTTTGGTTCTGTACAAGATAATAGGTTTGGTTTTGAAAAAAGCCAAATCGCAAACCGACTCTGTCAAAATCCGAAACTTTTGTGCCCGACACTGGTAATAACTCAGCTCCTGCGCTAATACGCTGATTCTTTTTTAATGTACCGGACATATCGCGCAGCATTTCTGTTTTACTCCAATCCTGAGTATAGAAATCCGCCGCGAAATGGTAGCGACTGTTTGTTGTGTATGAAACTCCTAACCCTACTGCTAAAGGTATTTTAAAATTATTTTCTTCAAACAAAATCGAATCGCGCGTGATAATATTACCGCCGTCCTTGTAATTATAATATCTGTTAAGTTCGGCTGTAAGATTAGATGGAGTAGAAATCAAAAATCCAATATTAACATCATTTAACCCACTGTAAATAATGCCGGCTGTTCCATTTATGCCAAAAAGTTTTTGAACACGATGAAGATCGAAACTCGTCGCTTCGCCAGAAGCAAAAATTTGATTTATTTGGTGATTGATGTTCCCGAAGAGATAATTGAACTTTAAGCCGATATGAAGTTGAGGTATTGGCGAATATGAACCTCCGATATATGCAGCAGATAAACCACCTTCACCGATATAAGTTAAATCGTAATTGAAATTGTTGAAGCTCCCTTTTGTAACTATATTGTAATCAACTTTGCTGTAGGGAAGAAGTCCCGCTGCAATAACGATTCCGTTTGTATCGGAAACAGGGACTGCAAAATCGAAACCGTAATAATTTATTCCGCTGAGAAACGATTTCTGTTTTCCATCGTCAATTGAGATGCCCTGATAGAATAAATCTGCAGAAAATCGTGTTCGGTTAATTTGAGTCCAGCCGGCCGGATTTAATCTGTTTGAACTGAAAGGGCTTAAACTTGCAATTGCAGTTCCGCCCATCCCTCGTGTTGATGTGTTACCGTTATATTGCAAATCGCCAATGCCGTAACGTGAATAAGTAGAACCGCCGGTGCCGGCAATCAGTTGATTAAACGAGAGGAGGATAAAAAATAAATAAATAAAATTTTTCGTATTCATAAGTTTATGGTAAGTATGTGTATTGAATTGTCAGCTTTGGTCTTTTTGTTTCTACGGCATTAAAACCGAAGACTGCGAATCGTTCGAACTCGGTGAATTCATTGAATGTTCTTAATGCAACTCCGAAATTGCTTTTTCCGGCAGCCCATTTTTGCACAATCCTGCGAACGTCTATCACGATTGAATCGGCAGTTGGTTTGTTGGATGCCGTTAGTGAACCTAATCTTGGAATAGAATCTTGAGTTGTTATTTCATGAACGAGAAATTGTCTATCGGAAAATTGGCTGAACTTTGAAAGTGTAGTATCAATTTTAACGGTCAAAAATGCCTGAGTGATTGTGCTGCTTCGGGGAATAGAATCAACTTTAAAGTATAGCTTCCCTCTATTAATTAATCCGCCTTGAACATATAACAATTCAGAAGTTGATGCGGGGGGAGCGCCCGAAAAAACTGTTGCATCTTGTGAGGTTTTGAAAATAAGAGTTTTATCGGATGTGTCGGAAGTTTTCCGGTAAGTTACTATCAACTGCGGTCGTTTATCATCTAAATCACCTAAGTAGTATGAATGGAATCCGAAAATATTTTGCATATCAGGTTTCGGGATGAAAATAATTCCGTTATTCGTGGCCCCCTTAAGCCAATTCTGCACAATGCTTAATGGAATTTGAAATGTTACTGGCAGCGTGTCGCGTGTTCTAACCTCTTTTGAAATATCAGTGATAAAGGCTCCAACACCTTTAGCCTTCAAAGTATCGACTGTAAATGTATAGTCGGTCCACGAGTAATCCATTTTGTGAAATTTAAAATTAAGATTGCCAACCGTATCGGGTGTGGAGTAATTTTGAAACATTTTTATTTCGGCAGATAAAATCGAATCAGCGATACTTGTATCTATTATACCAATTCCAAACTGTAAAAGCATATTTGCTTCGGCTCCGACATATTTACCAAGCAGCAATGTGCTTGAATTATTACTCGCATTGATTCCGTAAAAGAACGAATAGGAGGCGTTCGTGTTGAACGCGTTAGTTTGTAGGTGATCTTGATCGGGAAGTAATTTTTCACCAATCGAAGAGGGATCGTCCGAACATCCGAATATTAAAAAGGAAGTAATTAACAATAACAGAAAATTTTTCATTTGAGTAGTTTTGTTTATGATTGAATTTTAGATTTTACAAATTGCATTGCATCGTATAAATTTTTTGCAATGTAATCTACATAAATATTTTGAGATTGAATTTCATCGATCTGATTTTTGCCATAGCCTGTTAAAACAAGAATTGATTTCGCTCCGACAGAGTGTGCGGCTTTTACATCAACAATTCTATCGCCGATAACGAAGGACTGTTTCAAATCGATACCGAACTCAGCCTCAGCTTGTTTCAGCATTCCTGTGTTCGGTTTGCGGCAGTCGCATTCTACACGATACTGCGCCTCGCCGTATTCGGGATGGTGCGGACAGAAATAAATCGCATCCAAATGTGCACCCTCTTTGCTCAATAACTCGACCAAGGAGTTGTGAACCGCAGCCAACTCGTCTCCTTTTATCAAACCGCGTGCAATGCCCGATTGATTAGTGATCACAAAAACTTTTAATCCTAACTTGTTTGCTTCCTTTATAGCTTCAGCCGAACCGGGAATCAAAATTACCTCGTCGGGGGACGAAATAAACTCAAGCTCTTCGTTTATTGTGCCGTCGCGGTCTAAAAATATTCCGATGTTGCTCATTATCAAAAAATTAGCTTCCGGGAATCAGGCTCGTGTATAATTGCATATATTTTTTCGCCGAAACTTTCCACGAAAAATCTTGCTTCATTCCGTTCTTCATAATTTGAAGCCAGCTTTTCTTGTCGCTGAAAACTTCCAAGGCAAAACGAATTGTTTTGCAAAGCTCGTTCTTGTCGTAATCAAAAAACTTGAATCCGGTTCCCGATTTGATTTCAGAATTATACTGCTCGATGCTGTCTTCCAATCCGCCGGTTGCACGAACTATTGGCACTGTTCCGTATTTCAAGCTGTACATCTGGTTAAGTCCGCAAGGTTCGTATCGCGATGGCATTAAATACATATCGCTGCCGGCTTCTATCATGTGTGCAAGTTCGTTACTGAATCCGATTGATAGACCGATTTTTTCGGGATTTCTTTCTTTAAGACGTTCTAAAAATAGTTGATATTTTTCATCGCCAGCACCCAAAAAAACTAATTGCAAATCGAGCCGCAGCAATTCATCCGAGGCAGCTTCAATTAAGTCAAGCCCTTTTTGATCGGCGAGGCGCGATATCATTCCGATAACAGGAATGTTTTCGTTGAACGACAATCCATATTTTTCAAGTAAAGATTTTTTATTTACCAACTTCTTGCCGATATTTCTGCCTGAATATTTTTGTGGAATAAAATCATCGTTCAAAGGACTCCAAACCGAATAATCGACACCGTTCAAAATCCCAAACAAATTCGATTTACGTTCTGCTAACACACCTTCGAGTCCGTAACCGAATACGACTGAGGAACATATCTCCTTCGCATAATTCTTGCTCACGGTCGTTATAGCATCTGAATAAATGATGCCGGCTTTCATCAAATTTATTTTGTCATAAAACTCTATCCCATCAATCTTGAAAACATCCCACGGTAAACCGGTTTTGGAAAATTCACTCTTTTCAAAAATTCCTTGATAAGCTAAATTGTGAATTGTGAAAACAGTTTTTGTATTTGCAAAGAATGAATCGTTATCATAAAGTGTTTTCAGATAGAGAGGTATTAAACCTGTTTGCCAATCGTTGGTATGGATAATATCCGGATGCCAGCCGATTATTTTTGTTGCTTCAAGAACTCCGCGCGAAAAGAAAATAA encodes:
- a CDS encoding universal stress protein, which produces MLNTESHHTKQIINLKKILVPIDFSDFSKNALKYAVPFAKQFGAEIILVYVVEPTIYPADFSFGQVGFPSMEAEIYKRGKTELDKLAEKEIQGIVQARTRVETGKPFVEINRVAKEEEVDLIIIATHGHTGVEHIIFGSTAEKVVRKAPCPVLSIRTPEHEFVTEV
- a CDS encoding polyprenyl synthetase family protein, which gives rise to MDIKSLSKPIEEDLKIFNKQFREAIRSDISYVDLITRYIVRQKGKQIRPFLVLHTAKMCGKIYESTYRGAALVEILHTATLIHDDVVDDADTRRGFASINAVWKNKIAVLVGDYLLAKGLLLSLDNRDHEFLKIISQSVRKMSEAEILQIVKSRQLDMDEKTYLKIISGKTASLLSTCTEIGAVSNEVGIEQRKLLREFGENLGFAFQIRDDLLDFIGKKSITGKPTGKDLIEKKLTLPLIHAIENAPRKQSAAVLRLIKKGVKRKDLETILEFVESYNGITYSEEKAKQYAEIAFSKIKAFPESPSKESLEKFLSFVVERIK
- the tatC gene encoding twin-arginine translocase subunit TatC: MVNNQNTGTTHPGNEMTFLDHLEELRWRIIKVFIGIVLGAIICWTFIDWLVDGILLTPVKNVNAQNPGGPQIILQNLKPFGQILLYMEIGIIGGLIISLPNLFYQFWKFIAPGLLPKERRYISRIVAFSTFCFLAGVAFAYFLMLPVALKFFAGFGSPQIENNIAITEYMSFVVSMMLGAGVVFELPMISWFLAKLGILTPTFMRRYRRHAIIIILILAAILTPGTDPISQILLAIPLLILYEISIWIAKIASKPKINLETK
- the glyA gene encoding serine hydroxymethyltransferase, giving the protein MKNILQQDPEIFKTLKNETHRQNTKLELIASENFVSLAVMEAMGSVMTNKYAEGYPGKRYYGGCEFVDAAEDLARNRAKQLFGAEYANVQPHSGSQANMAVYFTFLKPGDKVVGMNLSHGGHLTHGSPVNFSGQLYKFSAYGVNKDTGFIDYNEVETIVLREKPKMITVGASAYSRNIDYKAFREIADKVGAFLFADIAHPAGLIAKKLLNDPLPHCHVVTSTTHKTLRGPRGGLILIGKDYENPFGAVAPKSGRIKMMSELIDSMVIPGIQGGPLMHVIAAKAVGFLENLQPEFDTYAKQVIKNAQALANKLISMGYYIISNGTDNHLMLVDLRNKNLTGKDAQEALDRSGITVNKNAVPFDDKSPLITSGIRIGTPAVTTRNMKEPEMEIIAELINKVLTNIGNQKIYGEVEQEVEKLCSRFPLYPELSSGK
- the rpiB gene encoding ribose 5-phosphate isomerase B, with translation MNIAIASDHAGYEYKEKLKIFLKEIRFDSEDLGTNSTESVDYPDYAITLAKKVSSGEFTQGILICGTGIGMSIAANKITGVRAAVCESVEAAKYSRLHNNANVLCLGARITPLDKAKEIVKVFLETEFEGGRHASRIEKIHRLTGF
- a CDS encoding DNRLRE domain-containing protein, producing the protein MKNFLLLLITSFLIFGCSDDPSSIGEKLLPDQDHLQTNAFNTNASYSFFYGINASNNSSTLLLGKYVGAEANMLLQFGIGIIDTSIADSILSAEIKMFQNYSTPDTVGNLNFKFHKMDYSWTDYTFTVDTLKAKGVGAFITDISKEVRTRDTLPVTFQIPLSIVQNWLKGATNNGIIFIPKPDMQNIFGFHSYYLGDLDDKRPQLIVTYRKTSDTSDKTLIFKTSQDATVFSGAPPASTSELLYVQGGLINRGKLYFKVDSIPRSSTITQAFLTVKIDTTLSKFSQFSDRQFLVHEITTQDSIPRLGSLTASNKPTADSIVIDVRRIVQKWAAGKSNFGVALRTFNEFTEFERFAVFGFNAVETKRPKLTIQYTYLP
- the gmhB gene encoding D-glycero-beta-D-manno-heptose 1,7-bisphosphate 7-phosphatase, translated to MSNIGIFLDRDGTINEELEFISSPDEVILIPGSAEAIKEANKLGLKVFVITNQSGIARGLIKGDELAAVHNSLVELLSKEGAHLDAIYFCPHHPEYGEAQYRVECDCRKPNTGMLKQAEAEFGIDLKQSFVIGDRIVDVKAAHSVGAKSILVLTGYGKNQIDEIQSQNIYVDYIAKNLYDAMQFVKSKIQS
- the glgA gene encoding glycogen synthase GlgA → MPNKLNILFTSSEVEPFAKTGGLADVSGSLPKEIRKLSGDIRIFLPHYSTIDSAKYNIEDLPNSEFEVQIGSNTIIGKIKLTSLNVNGKQLPVYFIHNENYFDRGGLYVNPLNNFDYEDNFERFIFFSRGVLEATKIIGWHPDIIHTNDWQTGLIPLYLKTLYDNDSFFANTKTVFTIHNLAYQGIFEKSEFSKTGLPWDVFKIDGIEFYDKINLMKAGIIYSDAITTVSKNYAKEICSSVVFGYGLEGVLAERKSNLFGILNGVDYSVWSPLNDDFIPQKYSGRNIGKKLVNKKSLLEKYGLSFNENIPVIGMISRLADQKGLDLIEAASDELLRLDLQLVFLGAGDEKYQLFLERLKERNPEKIGLSIGFSNELAHMIEAGSDMYLMPSRYEPCGLNQMYSLKYGTVPIVRATGGLEDSIEQYNSEIKSGTGFKFFDYDKNELCKTIRFALEVFSDKKSWLQIMKNGMKQDFSWKVSAKKYMQLYTSLIPGS